In the genome of Arachis stenosperma cultivar V10309 chromosome 6, arast.V10309.gnm1.PFL2, whole genome shotgun sequence, the window CATTAAAAATCACgagaaaaaaaggaagaaacattattcaaggtatgttttactgttcttctaggTTTTTCTTCTAGATTGTCTCTGCCATGTGCCTCATCCTTAACTAGCAAAACATTAAAAGAtttcaagaagaaatatacTGTCTCCCCCTGTTTttggtgtatttcttaaatcctagaagaaatatactgtctccccctgttttgggtgtatttcttaaatcctttgggtgtatttctgtaatcgtttgggtgtatttctgtaattcttTCTGTAACCATTTAgatgtatttctgtaatcttttgggtgtatttatgTAATCATTTGGATGTATTTCTGAAATTCcattattttcaaaacgatttcaaagcttgattttaGAAACCACGAAAATCGAAAAAAACGAAATAAAGAGATAATGCATGAAGGAGATCCaacaaatttggcaagaaactcgaaaaaagaaacgaaatcttttgaaaaatggaagttatatatttgtgcgttaattgatttgaattgattAAAATTCTGTTAAAAAGACACATAACAAGCAGCACGTTTAATGGGTGAATTTCGTTaaacttgtaaaacttgtaaaTGCAAAATACTTGTATATGGAAATTAATCCTTCATTTATTTAGGAAAATAAGAAAGTATTgtcgaaaattattttgtaattttttttgtcgaAAAAGTTAATCTCTAAAAATATTAATCTAACTTTTAATCTTTTAGGCTATTAGATATATATTAGTCTCTAATACAAAAATTAATCGGGCTATAGTATGTTTTAAATAATGATAAGATTAATCTACTTTTTTAAAGGTAATATGATAAAGGAATCAAATTTATCtgaaatttgaaagaaaaaaacaagaaattaattttctttttatattatttaaaattaaattaattaataaaatatcatgaAAAGATATTTCAATATTTATTTCTTAAGTATTAATTTGTTTGTAgcaaattattaaaaataatttaatatattatttgtgCATGCTTATTCACTagttaaaatataataaattcttataatttttggtaatacatttaaatttaaatatattaaatttatgtattttctcAACTCGTTAGTAAGGACATTGAAAGTAAAAAATTTCTGTCTACCTTTGAATCAAATGGCCAGATCACGTTGAGGGTATCAATGTATGAGTCCTTATATCAAATGGCCCAACGACCAAAAAGGCCCAAGATATAAAGATGACACTGACGAAacccaataaaataaaatcccgTTTGAATTTAGCCTCGTGACTTAGCTCAGCGGAGCGGAGCCTGAGAGCCTCTCATGAGCCCTCCTTTATGCCTGAGTCCACACTACTATAATAAGATTGTATCTGTATACTAGATAACTAGAACGacccaataataataatagtttataaaaaaaaggagTAAGTACGATTTTAGTCCCTAAAGTTTAGCGCCAGAATCGATTTTgtctctcttttaattttggatttaaaatcgTCTTTAACGTTTTTTtccgtattaaaatcgtccttttaattttttttggacaaaaatacaCTCATCACTACCAACATAATTACTTCCTccactaccaccaccaccaccaacaccaccaccaccagcaccacCACCAATGCCGCCGCcatccccctccccctcccccctGAACCCCTTCCCCCTCTCCTTCCCTGCCTCCCCTCCCCTTGTCCCCTTCCCCCTCCCCCCTCCCCGTTTTCCCTTTCCCGTTTTCCCTTCCCCGCACCCCGCATCACCCCCATCCCGCGTCACCCCCCTCCCCGTCTTCCCTTCCCAATACCCCCACTCCCACCCCGCGTCATCCCCGTCCCCGTTTTCCCTTCCCCCACCCCTCCCCCCttcccccacccccaccccctcCCCATCTTCCCCTTCCCCCCACCCCGCGTCCCCTCCCACTTCCCGTTTCCCCTTTCCCCAAATCAACAAATCAGAAAtagaaaacaacaataatattCCACAAATcagcataataataataataataataataataataataataataataataagggaagaagaagaagaagaagcggcaGGCGACGGTGCGGTGGTGCGGCGGTGGGGTCGGCGAGGCGACAAGGTAAAGGCGGAGGCGAGGCGGCGAGGTAAAGGCGGAGGTGGAGGCGAGGCAGAGGCAGAGGCGACGAGGCGGCGACGGATCCAGCGGCAGTGGAAACAGCCGAGGCGACAGCAACAGCCGTCATCCCCTTCCCCCTTTCCCCTTCCCCCTCTCCCCTCTGCCTCTCCCCTTCCCCCCACCTCTACCCCACGTCCTTTCCCCTTCCTCCAACCTCGAACCCCCACGTCCTTTCCCCTTCCCCTCCAAGCTTTGCCGCCGCCGCCGTCCCTCCTCCCCCCTTTCCccttccccctccccctcccctcCCCCTTCGTATACCCTTTGTCTCTCTCCCCACAAAAcgcgttttctttttttttttaattatatatttttttattaaagttaaAGTAAGGGTAAATttggaataaattaaaaatttttattaaaaaggacgattttaaaatgaAATGCAATATTAAGAACGATTTTAAGTCGAAAATTACATCAGGGACGGTTTTGATTCTAGCGCTAAactttagggaccaaaatcgtacttaccccttaaaaaaaactacaaataaataatattaaattgataaatttaattagtCAAACTTTGTCTTATGATGTTGTTATATGGTTATTGAAGTTCAAATGTGCAATTAATGAGTATTCAatcaataatataataaatattcgggacacaataacaattaaagttattttatttaatttaatatttataattatatatatataattatatatttattatatctaaaattataatattattttaatagtaattagtaaatattagataaaataatttttagttatttaaatAAAGATGAATAAAGATTCCACTCGAACAAAGTGTAAAGTATTGGTGACGTACACtattaaataactttttaaagattttgaatttcttcTAAGTATTGAATTACTTTATATTAtcataataagatttttttttatttataaaataaaaaaattatttttttctgacaagatttttggattttaattttttaaattgatttttttttacatttaagcAAGTTTGCCGGACCCGGCGAACTCTATAAAAATTAGCAAGTTCGCCTAACCCGGCAAACTCCCTAttaaagttttttaaaatttgcaTTTTAATCCATTATTATCATTTTCAAATAGTATATAGATCTATAAACAGTATATAGGAATACACAAAAATACACGGACAATAAGCATGacttcttcaataatttttttaattataaattaaaaaataagccATATTTAACAATGACAACCATTGTTATCGTCTCTAAAAATACATAGGTACACCGGAATAAGCCATATTTAacaagtattttttaattataaattaaaaaaataactattttccAAAAATAACAAGGATTGTTATCCTGTGTATTTTTTGTGTACTCTTATGTACTTTGAAAACGATAATAATTGTTAACTTTTTAATCTGATATATTTGAAGTAGATTATTTATgggaaataattatttttttaatttataattaaaattttttttgttaaatatggCTCATTCCGATGTACCTAGGCATTTTTAGAGACGATAACAATAGTTGTCATGGTTAAATAtggctttttttttaatttataattaaaaaaattcttgaaGAAGCCATGCTTGTTGTTTGTGTATTTTTGTGTATTCCTATATACTGTTTGTAGATCTAT includes:
- the LOC130934665 gene encoding uncharacterized protein LOC130934665; its protein translation is MTAVAVASAVSTAAGSVAASSPLPLPRLHLRLYLAASPPPLPCRLADPTAGKREVGGDAGWGEGEDGEGVGVGEGGRGGGRENGDGDDAGWEWGYWEGKTGRGVTRDGGDAGCGEGKTGKGKRGGGRGKGTRGGEAGKERGKGFRGEGEGDGGGIGGGAGGGGVGGGGGSGGSNYVGSDECTLPPVSFSKLYAIGHTLGEKLGLSQDLKVGTESNSSAPTPRD